Proteins from a single region of Lysinibacillus sp. JNUCC-52:
- a CDS encoding gluconeogenesis factor YvcK family protein: MGKKHTRLVVIGGGTGLSTLLRGLKHHPFDITAIVTVADDGGSSGRLRDDYDIPPPGDVRNVIAALSDVEPLVEQMFQYRFSVSEDLNGHSLGNLMLTALTDITGDFSHAISEMGKVLKVHGRVIPAANKKITLHAELEDGAVIQGESKIPTAGKRIDRVFLVPENVQPLPEAIRAINRADYILIGPGSLYTSIIPNLLVKEIGEAVVRAKGRKIYVCNLMTQKGETISYTAGDHVEAIHKHVGHSFIDAILVNDEQLPHPVKELYKEECAEPVTFDVGKLESMGLEVIKRDIATIRPDGTVRHNAANVAQWLVDYAKILPKK; encoded by the coding sequence ATGGGGAAAAAGCATACAAGGCTAGTTGTAATAGGTGGTGGTACTGGCCTTTCTACGTTACTACGTGGTTTAAAGCATCACCCGTTTGATATCACTGCAATCGTAACAGTTGCGGATGATGGTGGTTCCTCAGGACGTTTACGTGATGATTATGATATCCCCCCGCCTGGGGATGTTCGTAATGTCATTGCAGCATTATCGGATGTGGAGCCACTCGTTGAGCAAATGTTTCAATATCGTTTTTCCGTATCAGAAGATTTAAATGGTCATTCTCTTGGCAATTTAATGTTAACGGCCTTAACCGATATTACTGGAGATTTTAGCCATGCTATTAGCGAAATGGGAAAAGTTTTAAAAGTACATGGTCGAGTAATTCCAGCTGCTAATAAAAAAATTACTTTACATGCCGAACTAGAAGATGGGGCAGTAATTCAAGGTGAGTCGAAAATTCCTACTGCTGGAAAGCGCATTGACCGCGTTTTTTTAGTGCCTGAAAATGTGCAGCCGTTACCAGAAGCAATACGCGCAATTAATCGTGCTGACTATATTTTAATAGGACCTGGTAGCTTATATACAAGTATTATTCCTAATTTGCTAGTAAAAGAAATTGGAGAAGCTGTAGTTAGAGCAAAGGGACGAAAAATTTATGTATGTAATTTAATGACCCAAAAAGGGGAGACCATTTCTTATACAGCAGGTGACCATGTTGAGGCAATTCACAAGCATGTTGGACATTCCTTTATTGATGCTATTTTAGTAAATGATGAACAACTTCCACATCCTGTTAAAGAGCTTTATAAAGAGGAATGTGCGGAACCCGTAACATTCGATGTTGGAAAGCTTGAAAGTATGGGATTAGAGGTTATTAAACGTGATATTGCAACCATTCGACCAGATGGGACAGTGCGCCATAATGCTGCAAATGTGGCACAATGGCTTGTGGATTATGCAAAAATCTTACCGAAAAAGTAA